AAAGAAAACATGGAAAAGGAATTCAAGTGTGTAGGCGTTGTGGAAGTACAGATTCAGTCATTCAAAAATACGATATATATCTGTGTAGGCAATGTTTTAGAGAAGTAGGTTACAATTTAGGATTTAAAAAATTGAGGTGAAATAGTATGACAGTAACAAATCCTTTATCAAATGCATTAGTTACCTTATATAATAATGAGGTAAGGCGTAATAAACAAGCTATTCTTACTCCTGGATCTAAATTAATTATAAATGTGCTTAGAGCAATTCAGAAAGAGGGATATATAGGTGAATTTGAGTATATTGATGATGGAAGATGGGGAAAAGTAGTAGTTCAACTGCTTGGTAGAATAAATAAATGCGGTCCTATATCTCCTAGATATTCTTTAGCCTATAGAGATATGATTAACTTGCCACAGCATATAAGGAGTTATTTACCATCAAAGGAGATTGGAGTTATTCTAGTCTCTACATCTAAAGGCGTGATGACACATAAAGATGCAGCAAGGCAAAGATTGGGAGGTATTGCATTAGGATATATATATTGATGGTGATTTATATGCAAGTTCTTGTTACTGAATCATTAAAAATTCCAGAAGGAATAAATGTATCAATTAACAATGGAAAGCTCGTAGTTAAAGGTAAAAAAGGAGAGTTACAAAGAGATATTTCATCAATAAGAGGTATAGAAATAAGTATAAAAAATAATATAATAACTATAGAATCTACGTTTGCTAATAGAAAGACTAAATCGTTAGTTTATACATTACTAAGACATATTCAAAATATGTTTATTGGTGTAACCAAAGGTTACAGGTATTATCTAAAGATAATATTTACGCATTTCCCTATGTCAGTAAAAGTAG
This genomic window from Acidianus manzaensis contains:
- a CDS encoding 30S ribosomal protein S14 codes for the protein MGKFRPPTERKHGKGIQVCRRCGSTDSVIQKYDIYLCRQCFREVGYNLGFKKLR
- a CDS encoding 30S ribosomal protein S8 — encoded protein: MTVTNPLSNALVTLYNNEVRRNKQAILTPGSKLIINVLRAIQKEGYIGEFEYIDDGRWGKVVVQLLGRINKCGPISPRYSLAYRDMINLPQHIRSYLPSKEIGVILVSTSKGVMTHKDAARQRLGGIALGYIY
- a CDS encoding 50S ribosomal protein L6, which produces MQVLVTESLKIPEGINVSINNGKLVVKGKKGELQRDISSIRGIEISIKNNIITIESTFANRKTKSLVYTLLRHIQNMFIGVTKGYRYYLKIIFTHFPMSVKVVGDEVQITNLIGEKNIRKAKILDGVKVTVKGEDIVVEGIDLEKVAQTAANIERASKISGFDRRVFGDGIFIYKKEVIE